A window from Chryseobacterium vaccae encodes these proteins:
- a CDS encoding tryptophanase — MNLPYAEPFRIKMVEEIRQSTREEREQWLKEANYNLFNLKSSQVFIDLLTDSGTGAMSDRQWGALMTGDESYAGSRSFEQLQNTVEKITGFKYLLPTHQGRAAENVLFSVLVKEGDVVPGNSHFDTTKGHIEFRKAHAIDCTIDEAFDINDLHPFKGNINLEKLEEVYKSHPKENIPFCLITITCNSSGGQPVSLENMKAVRELSDRYGIPVFFDSARFAENAYFIKKREKGQENRSIKEICKEIFSYGDGMTMSSKKDGLVNIGGFIALNSEEVFRKASNFTIIYEGFITYGGMAGRDMAALAVGLDEATEFAYLESRISQVEYLGNKLIEYGIPVQKPIGGHAVFIDSLNFLPNVSREEYPAQTLGLEIYKEAGIRTVEIGTLLADRDPETRENRYPKLELVRLAIPRRTYTNNHMDYIAAAIKNVYERRDEISKGYKITWEPDLLRHFTVQLEEA; from the coding sequence ATGAATTTACCGTACGCGGAGCCTTTCCGCATTAAAATGGTGGAAGAAATTCGCCAGTCTACAAGAGAAGAAAGAGAGCAATGGCTTAAAGAAGCTAATTATAACTTATTCAATCTAAAATCGTCACAGGTTTTCATCGACCTTCTTACCGACTCAGGAACCGGAGCCATGTCTGACAGACAATGGGGAGCCCTGATGACCGGCGATGAAAGCTATGCAGGATCCCGTTCTTTCGAACAGCTTCAGAATACTGTTGAAAAGATCACAGGTTTTAAATATTTATTGCCTACCCACCAGGGAAGAGCGGCAGAGAATGTTCTGTTCTCTGTGTTGGTAAAAGAAGGGGATGTTGTTCCCGGAAACTCTCATTTTGATACCACAAAAGGTCATATTGAGTTTAGAAAAGCACACGCCATCGACTGTACGATTGATGAAGCTTTCGACATTAATGACCTTCATCCTTTTAAAGGAAATATCAACCTTGAAAAACTGGAAGAGGTTTATAAAAGCCATCCGAAAGAAAACATTCCTTTCTGTCTGATCACCATTACCTGCAACTCTTCAGGTGGACAGCCTGTATCTTTAGAAAATATGAAGGCTGTAAGAGAACTTTCAGACCGTTACGGAATCCCTGTTTTCTTTGATTCAGCGAGGTTTGCAGAAAACGCTTATTTCATTAAAAAAAGAGAAAAAGGTCAGGAAAATCGAAGCATTAAAGAAATCTGCAAAGAGATCTTTTCCTATGGAGACGGGATGACCATGAGTTCTAAAAAGGACGGTTTAGTAAATATCGGAGGATTCATTGCCTTAAACAGTGAGGAAGTTTTCAGAAAAGCCTCTAATTTCACCATTATTTACGAAGGATTTATTACTTACGGAGGAATGGCCGGAAGAGATATGGCTGCCCTGGCTGTAGGTCTTGATGAAGCTACTGAATTTGCTTACCTGGAAAGCAGAATTTCTCAGGTGGAATATCTTGGGAACAAATTGATAGAGTATGGAATTCCGGTTCAGAAGCCAATTGGAGGACATGCCGTATTTATTGATTCTCTTAATTTCCTTCCTAATGTTTCCCGCGAGGAATATCCGGCCCAGACTTTAGGTCTTGAGATTTACAAAGAAGCCGGTATCAGAACTGTTGAGATCGGAACTTTACTGGCAGACAGAGATCCGGAAACTAGAGAAAACCGTTATCCGAAATTGGAGCTGGTACGTCTTGCTATTCCAAGAAGGACCTATACCAACAATCATATGGATTATATTGCCGCTGCTATTAAAAATGTATATGAAAGACGGGATGAGATTTCAAAAGGGTACAAGATTACCTGGGAGCCAGATCTGTTAAGACATTTTACAGTACAGCTTGAAGAAGCATAA
- a CDS encoding FAD-dependent oxidoreductase gives MNKIAVVGAGISGLSIAGYLEKHNLNYHIYERREKDDLTGHGFLLPQEGIEYLSQIVDQSQLFEHGNFLKKYIRYSHKGEILAEKDLDNVFVISRSSLIRILAQNIPEEKITYGETLTYSPVQQGKLIRTDGSYLDSDMIIVSDGSKSRIRRAIFKDENMRMVRENEVVNIIKCNDIAARLDSNFMKFHHEDGGLTFGILKLSADTVLWYSQFDNEKYKIGEQCSVDSLKKYMFEVFDDWNPLVADIVKGSSYENVHLWRVYELEKLNPFHKNHIVFIGDAAHPLIPFTSQGVTSALKDSFTLTQYLLQEKNITETFKKYEAERKPEIETHIRNGRILLDQFLLPLSQQSENILPISYK, from the coding sequence ATGAACAAAATTGCTGTCGTGGGCGCCGGTATATCTGGCTTAAGCATAGCGGGTTACTTAGAAAAGCACAATTTAAATTATCACATTTATGAACGGAGAGAGAAGGATGATTTAACCGGTCATGGCTTCCTGCTTCCTCAGGAAGGGATCGAATATCTATCCCAGATCGTGGATCAATCCCAACTTTTTGAGCACGGTAATTTTTTAAAGAAATATATCCGGTATTCTCATAAAGGAGAAATTCTGGCAGAAAAGGATCTGGATAATGTTTTTGTCATATCAAGGAGCTCTCTGATCCGGATTTTAGCTCAAAATATTCCAGAAGAAAAAATCACTTATGGAGAAACACTTACTTACTCCCCTGTTCAGCAGGGTAAATTAATAAGAACCGACGGTTCTTACCTTGACTCTGACATGATTATTGTTTCCGACGGCTCTAAAAGCAGGATCAGAAGGGCAATATTTAAAGATGAGAATATGCGGATGGTAAGAGAGAACGAAGTGGTTAATATCATCAAATGTAATGATATAGCTGCCCGTTTAGACAGCAATTTCATGAAATTCCATCATGAAGATGGGGGACTGACCTTTGGAATCCTTAAACTTTCTGCGGATACCGTTTTATGGTACTCTCAATTCGACAATGAAAAGTACAAAATCGGTGAACAATGCTCAGTAGACAGTCTTAAAAAATACATGTTTGAGGTTTTTGATGATTGGAACCCTCTCGTTGCTGATATTGTGAAAGGCTCCAGCTACGAAAATGTACATCTGTGGAGGGTTTACGAGCTGGAAAAACTGAATCCTTTTCACAAAAACCATATTGTTTTCATCGGGGATGCTGCCCATCCTCTTATTCCTTTTACCAGCCAGGGAGTCACTTCCGCATTAAAGGATTCTTTTACTCTAACTCAATATCTGCTTCAGGAAAAAAACATAACAGAAACTTTCAAAAAATATGAAGCAGAAAGAAAACCGGAAATCGAAACCCATATCAGGAACGGAAGAATCCTTCTTGATCAGTTCCTACTCCCTCTTAGCCAGCAATCAGAAAATATTTTACCCATCTCATATAAATAA
- a CDS encoding pyridoxal phosphate-dependent aminotransferase, whose amino-acid sequence MFTNNDINFEALKRKAYNGRWAAIEDGIIPLTAADPDFRIAPAIEEGIIEYLKDGYLSYGPFSGLPEFKKNVAEHFNTEKHGTFTPENVLAINSAAQGMFLIASYVLSPGDEAIILDPVDFLFKRSVEAAGGTVRLCPVDHTTGAIDFEKMVALINPKTKLISICNPHNPLGKVYSKEVLKKISEIASAHNLWVMSDEIWSDIIYDQKDFHTYSSVSEEAKKKSFTVYGFSKSFGIAGLRIGAVLCNDAEILEDFTEKSNFNSTIEGVSTLSQIAGSVAIERAKPWYKEFLSHLQNNRDLAFNQLSHSGILTPNLPEATFVLFPKIENGMSSEEFTQHVLQYGKVAVVPGSERWFGKGAEGHIRICFSTSQEILEEGLDRIIKSF is encoded by the coding sequence ATGTTTACGAATAACGATATTAATTTTGAAGCCTTAAAAAGAAAAGCCTACAACGGAAGATGGGCTGCCATAGAAGACGGAATCATTCCTCTTACCGCAGCTGATCCGGATTTCAGGATAGCTCCAGCTATTGAAGAGGGAATTATAGAGTATTTAAAGGATGGTTATCTGAGTTACGGCCCATTCTCAGGTCTTCCGGAATTTAAGAAAAATGTTGCAGAACATTTTAACACCGAAAAGCATGGAACCTTTACTCCTGAAAATGTATTGGCTATCAACAGTGCTGCACAGGGGATGTTTCTTATTGCGTCTTATGTACTTTCTCCGGGAGATGAAGCCATCATTTTAGATCCTGTTGATTTCCTGTTTAAAAGATCGGTAGAAGCTGCAGGAGGAACCGTCAGATTATGTCCTGTAGATCATACTACCGGAGCCATAGATTTTGAAAAAATGGTTGCATTAATTAATCCGAAAACGAAGCTGATCAGCATCTGTAATCCTCACAATCCGCTTGGAAAGGTTTATTCTAAGGAAGTATTGAAAAAAATATCCGAAATTGCCTCTGCCCATAACCTGTGGGTAATGAGTGACGAGATATGGAGTGATATTATTTATGATCAGAAAGATTTTCATACTTACTCTTCCGTTTCGGAAGAAGCTAAGAAGAAAAGCTTTACAGTTTACGGGTTTTCAAAGTCATTCGGAATTGCCGGATTGAGAATCGGGGCGGTTCTTTGTAATGATGCTGAAATTCTTGAAGATTTCACGGAAAAATCAAATTTTAATTCTACCATAGAAGGTGTTTCCACGTTATCGCAGATTGCAGGAAGTGTAGCTATAGAAAGAGCAAAGCCATGGTATAAGGAATTCCTAAGTCACCTGCAGAACAACAGAGATCTGGCTTTTAACCAATTAAGCCATTCCGGAATTTTGACACCCAATCTGCCTGAAGCCACTTTTGTATTGTTCCCGAAAATTGAAAACGGCATGTCCAGCGAAGAATTTACCCAACATGTTTTACAGTATGGTAAGGTTGCTGTTGTTCCCGGTTCAGAAAGATGGTTTGGAAAAGGAGCAGAAGGCCATATCAGGATTTGTTTTTCCACTTCTCAGGAGATTTTGGAAGAAGGGCTTGACAGGATTATCAAAAGCTTTTAG
- a CDS encoding PQQ-dependent sugar dehydrogenase, producing the protein MKFNQFYIPVLSFSLFLTSCKKSSVQAQQTGSDGSVETEKPNSDYQPAFKGQTRIKAVKTAGDYQVEILNKDLGRPWGIINLPDGKFLITDKKGHMNVVSADGKQVSKIEGFPKVDSKGQGGMLDVALDPDFKTNSIIYFSFSEPFGKGNLTSVAKGKLSVDLKSISEVKVIFRAEPSYDGDKHYGSRLVFDKEGYLFVSTGERSDKVTRVYAQKTDNYLGKILKITKEGKPAPGNPFVGKEGYKPEIYAYGIRNPQGLAIDANGNLWDVEMGPRGGDEINLILPGKNYGWGDVTYGIEYSGQKVGQGITQKEGTEQPVYYWDPVISPSGVTFYTGNMEEWKGNLFIGCLSGEHINRIVMKDNKVVGEERLLADQNERFRDVLSGMDGNLYAVTDSGKLYKISKK; encoded by the coding sequence ATGAAATTCAATCAATTTTATATTCCTGTACTAAGTTTTTCATTATTCCTTACTTCATGTAAAAAGAGTTCTGTACAGGCCCAGCAGACCGGAAGTGATGGTAGTGTGGAAACAGAAAAACCGAATTCAGATTATCAGCCGGCCTTTAAAGGACAAACCAGGATTAAGGCGGTAAAGACTGCCGGAGATTATCAGGTAGAAATTCTGAATAAAGATTTAGGCCGTCCATGGGGAATCATTAACCTGCCTGACGGAAAATTTCTGATTACAGATAAGAAAGGGCATATGAATGTGGTTTCCGCAGACGGGAAACAGGTCTCAAAAATTGAAGGGTTTCCCAAAGTAGACTCCAAAGGGCAGGGAGGAATGCTGGACGTAGCACTTGATCCTGATTTTAAAACGAATAGTATTATTTATTTCAGTTTTTCAGAACCCTTCGGAAAAGGAAATCTGACCTCAGTGGCTAAAGGAAAACTGTCTGTCGACCTGAAAAGCATTTCAGAAGTTAAAGTAATTTTCAGGGCAGAACCCTCTTATGACGGAGATAAACATTATGGAAGCAGACTTGTATTTGATAAAGAAGGCTATTTATTTGTAAGTACAGGGGAAAGATCAGATAAGGTTACAAGGGTATATGCCCAGAAAACAGATAATTATTTAGGAAAGATATTGAAGATTACTAAAGAAGGAAAACCTGCTCCGGGAAATCCGTTTGTAGGAAAAGAAGGATATAAGCCCGAAATCTATGCATACGGAATAAGAAATCCGCAGGGATTGGCTATTGATGCTAATGGAAATCTCTGGGATGTTGAAATGGGGCCGAGGGGAGGAGATGAGATCAACCTGATCCTTCCGGGAAAAAACTACGGCTGGGGCGATGTTACCTATGGAATTGAATATTCCGGCCAGAAAGTAGGGCAGGGAATCACACAGAAAGAGGGAACGGAGCAGCCTGTTTACTACTGGGATCCTGTTATTTCTCCCAGTGGCGTTACTTTTTATACCGGGAATATGGAAGAATGGAAAGGTAATCTGTTCATTGGCTGCCTGAGTGGTGAGCATATCAACAGGATTGTGATGAAAGATAATAAAGTAGTGGGAGAAGAACGCCTGCTTGCAGACCAGAATGAGCGTTTTCGGGATGTTCTTAGCGGAATGGATGGTAATTTATATGCTGTTACAGATAGCGGGAAATTGTATAAAATTTCAAAGAAATAA
- a CDS encoding BlaI/MecI/CopY family transcriptional regulator — protein sequence MKEIKLTDSEKDLMEILWDKKKIFMKDILESYPEPKPAATTIATLLKRMQNKDLVGYTLYGNSREYYPKIEKGEYFKEEMTSMIDRFFNSSVTQFASFFTSNAKLSQKQLKELRSIIDEQIKE from the coding sequence ATGAAAGAGATAAAACTAACCGATTCTGAAAAAGATCTCATGGAAATTCTTTGGGACAAGAAAAAGATATTCATGAAAGATATTCTGGAATCTTATCCCGAGCCTAAGCCCGCTGCTACCACTATTGCTACCCTGCTGAAAAGAATGCAGAATAAAGACCTGGTAGGCTATACACTGTATGGAAATTCCCGTGAATACTATCCGAAGATAGAGAAAGGGGAATATTTCAAAGAGGAAATGACCTCTATGATTGACCGTTTTTTCAATAGTTCTGTTACTCAGTTTGCATCATTTTTTACATCCAATGCCAAACTTAGCCAGAAACAGTTGAAAGAACTTCGAAGTATAATAGACGAACAAATAAAGGAATAG
- a CDS encoding M56 family metallopeptidase → MFLIILKIILSSSLFIAVYYLLLEKEKMYRFNRFYLLGSLILSYTIPFITVTSEAPITENSPKPQLIFEEAVQQIVFVQPAEESFDWMNLVWILYVAVTFMLLIRSILSIVAIKRIQGRKQIYQQHNVVLTQKNLSPFSFWNTIYLGENYVQNDVIDPRIFLHEKSHLDQKHSIDLIFIELLKIFSWFNPALFLYKKAMITNHEFLADEAVLNSQFNIKDYQNLILDEMINSQNLSLIHSFNFNNTKKRFIMMNAKKSKLILLKKAAAFTAFVAAATLFAEKKYVNTSADAGSSKEITYKNSDRATTPDPYKEFKDILNKYSDLLNNRQYAEFSKTITEQDKARLEELYSQLTDAQKDEQKITFITVPTLKKRTPTENELNSFLNKSNYAVWIDSKKIENSTLKNYKTSDFSHVSISKVYKNARTARNPQPYQVTLLTHASFEKYLKEKSATAMGFKAQAYKK, encoded by the coding sequence ATGTTTTTGATCATTCTGAAAATTATTCTAAGTTCATCCCTATTCATTGCAGTATATTATTTGTTGCTGGAAAAGGAGAAGATGTACAGATTCAATAGATTCTATCTGCTCGGGTCACTTATTCTGTCTTATACTATTCCTTTTATAACGGTTACTTCAGAAGCTCCGATCACAGAAAACAGCCCAAAACCTCAGTTGATCTTTGAGGAAGCGGTGCAGCAAATTGTTTTTGTACAGCCTGCAGAAGAGAGTTTTGACTGGATGAATCTCGTATGGATCCTTTACGTGGCAGTCACTTTTATGTTGTTAATAAGGAGTATTTTATCCATAGTTGCAATAAAAAGAATACAGGGAAGAAAACAGATTTACCAGCAGCATAATGTTGTTCTAACTCAAAAAAATCTTTCGCCATTCAGTTTTTGGAACACCATTTATCTGGGAGAAAACTATGTACAAAATGATGTGATTGATCCAAGGATATTTCTGCATGAAAAGAGCCATCTTGATCAGAAGCACAGTATTGATCTTATATTTATTGAACTGTTAAAAATCTTTTCCTGGTTTAATCCTGCTCTTTTTCTGTATAAAAAAGCAATGATCACCAATCATGAATTCCTTGCCGATGAAGCTGTTCTGAATAGCCAGTTCAACATTAAAGACTATCAGAATTTAATTCTTGATGAAATGATCAATAGCCAGAATCTTTCCCTGATCCATTCATTTAATTTTAATAATACCAAAAAACGATTTATCATGATGAACGCTAAAAAATCTAAACTTATTTTGCTTAAAAAAGCCGCCGCTTTTACTGCATTTGTGGCTGCAGCAACCCTGTTTGCTGAAAAAAAATATGTGAACACCAGTGCTGATGCAGGCTCTTCAAAAGAGATTACTTACAAAAATTCAGACCGCGCAACAACTCCTGATCCATATAAGGAATTTAAGGATATTTTAAACAAATATTCCGATCTTCTGAACAACAGACAATATGCTGAGTTTTCTAAAACAATCACTGAACAGGATAAAGCCAGACTGGAAGAACTTTACTCCCAATTAACAGATGCTCAAAAAGATGAGCAGAAAATCACTTTCATTACCGTTCCTACTTTAAAAAAACGGACGCCTACTGAAAATGAACTCAATTCTTTTTTAAACAAAAGCAATTATGCGGTGTGGATTGATTCAAAAAAAATAGAAAACAGCACTTTAAAAAATTACAAAACTTCCGATTTCTCCCATGTATCGATCAGCAAAGTCTATAAAAATGCGAGAACAGCCAGAAATCCACAGCCTTACCAGGTAACTCTGTTGACTCATGCTTCTTTTGAAAAGTATCTGAAAGAGAAATCTGCTACAGCAATGGGATTCAAGGCACAGGCATATAAAAAGTGA
- the uvrB gene encoding excinuclease ABC subunit UvrB translates to MNFNLHSEYKPTGDQPQAIEKLTEGIEIGEKYQTLLGVTGSGKTFTVANVVQNVQKPTLVLAHNKTLAAQLFMEFKEFFPNNAVEYFVSYYDYYQPEAYIATTGTYIEKDLSINEEVEKLRLSATASLLSGRRDVLIVASVSCIYGIGNPTEFHKSLISIAIGEKVTRTALLHSLVNALYARTLNEFQRGTFRVKGDVIDVFPAYADNAIRIQFFGDEIEKIQSFDPVTGNVEANFDQIQIYPANLFVTSKETLNGAIREIQDDMVKQVDFFNSVEKPLEAKRLQERTELDLEMIKELGYCSGIENYSRYLDGRLPGTRPFCLIDYFPKDFLMVIDESHVTVPQVHAMYGGDRSRKESLVEYGFRLPAAMDNRPLKFEEFEAMQNQVIYVSATPADYELEKTGGAYIEQIIRPTGLLDPIIEVRPTLNQIDDLMEEIQKRSDADERVLVTTLTKKMAEELTKYFTKFGIRTRYIHSDVETLERIQIMQDLRLGLFDVLIGVNLLREGLDLPEVSLVAILDADKEGMLRSRRSMTQTVGRAARNVNGKAIMYADKITKSMQATLDETAYRRTKQMKYNEDHGLVPQALNKKISENLVGRSKDFPDEKYTQKEILQKAAETKASYGGEDLDKMISQKQKEMEAAAKNLDFIKAAKLRDEIAALKS, encoded by the coding sequence ATGAACTTTAATCTTCACTCAGAATATAAACCCACCGGCGACCAGCCTCAAGCTATAGAAAAGCTTACCGAAGGAATTGAGATTGGTGAAAAATACCAGACTCTTCTTGGAGTAACAGGCTCCGGAAAGACTTTTACCGTTGCCAATGTTGTACAAAATGTACAAAAGCCAACGCTTGTCCTTGCTCACAACAAAACACTGGCAGCACAGTTATTCATGGAATTCAAAGAGTTTTTCCCTAACAATGCTGTTGAATACTTTGTGAGTTACTACGATTATTATCAACCGGAAGCTTATATTGCCACAACGGGAACTTATATTGAAAAAGACCTTAGCATCAACGAAGAAGTTGAAAAATTACGTCTTTCTGCTACCGCCAGCCTTCTTTCAGGAAGGAGAGACGTATTGATCGTAGCATCTGTTTCCTGTATTTATGGTATTGGGAATCCTACGGAATTTCACAAATCATTAATTTCAATTGCCATCGGCGAGAAGGTAACCAGAACAGCACTTCTCCACTCTCTCGTCAATGCATTATACGCCAGAACTTTAAATGAGTTTCAGAGAGGAACCTTCCGGGTAAAAGGAGATGTCATTGATGTTTTCCCTGCTTATGCTGATAACGCCATAAGAATACAGTTTTTCGGTGATGAGATCGAGAAAATCCAAAGCTTTGATCCGGTAACCGGAAATGTAGAGGCCAATTTTGATCAGATCCAGATTTACCCTGCCAATCTCTTTGTTACCTCAAAGGAAACCTTAAACGGAGCTATCAGAGAAATTCAGGATGACATGGTAAAACAGGTTGATTTTTTTAATTCTGTTGAAAAACCTTTGGAAGCAAAACGTCTTCAGGAAAGAACCGAACTCGATCTTGAAATGATCAAAGAATTAGGCTACTGCTCGGGAATTGAAAATTATTCCAGGTATCTGGACGGAAGACTTCCGGGAACGAGACCATTCTGCCTGATCGACTATTTTCCAAAGGACTTTTTAATGGTCATTGATGAAAGCCACGTTACAGTTCCACAGGTTCATGCCATGTATGGCGGAGACCGAAGCAGAAAAGAATCTCTGGTGGAATACGGCTTCCGGCTTCCTGCAGCGATGGATAACAGGCCTCTTAAATTCGAAGAATTTGAGGCCATGCAGAATCAGGTAATCTATGTTTCGGCAACCCCTGCTGATTATGAACTGGAAAAAACCGGAGGCGCCTATATTGAACAGATTATCCGTCCAACCGGGCTTTTGGATCCAATTATTGAGGTAAGGCCTACTTTAAACCAGATTGATGACCTGATGGAAGAAATCCAGAAAAGATCGGATGCTGATGAGCGAGTACTGGTAACTACCCTGACCAAGAAAATGGCTGAAGAACTTACCAAATATTTTACAAAGTTCGGAATCAGAACAAGATATATTCATTCCGATGTGGAAACTTTGGAGCGTATTCAGATTATGCAGGATCTTCGTCTTGGTCTTTTTGATGTACTGATCGGGGTCAACCTATTAAGGGAAGGCCTAGACCTGCCAGAAGTATCTCTAGTAGCTATCCTTGATGCTGACAAAGAAGGAATGTTGAGAAGCAGAAGATCCATGACACAGACGGTAGGACGGGCCGCGAGAAATGTGAACGGAAAAGCCATCATGTATGCCGATAAGATTACAAAATCGATGCAGGCCACTTTGGACGAAACAGCCTACCGCCGTACCAAGCAAATGAAGTACAACGAGGACCATGGACTTGTTCCTCAGGCCTTGAATAAGAAAATATCTGAAAATCTGGTGGGCAGAAGCAAAGATTTCCCTGATGAAAAATACACTCAGAAAGAGATTCTTCAGAAAGCAGCGGAAACCAAAGCAAGCTATGGTGGTGAAGATCTTGATAAAATGATTTCCCAGAAACAGAAAGAAATGGAAGCAGCAGCTAAAAATCTTGATTTCATTAAAGCAGCAAAGCTAAGGGATGAAATTGCCGCATTAAAATCCTGA
- a CDS encoding DUF3820 family protein, protein MNPEILKEICVVKMPFGKYEGTVLADLPVSYLEWFNRNGMPKGKLGMQLATVYEIKLNGLMDLLAPIRASVRK, encoded by the coding sequence ATAAACCCGGAAATATTAAAAGAAATATGCGTCGTTAAAATGCCTTTCGGAAAATACGAAGGAACTGTTCTTGCTGACCTCCCTGTCAGTTATCTGGAATGGTTCAATCGAAACGGAATGCCTAAAGGTAAGTTGGGAATGCAGCTTGCAACGGTATATGAAATAAAATTAAACGGTCTTATGGATCTATTGGCGCCTATCAGGGCATCAGTCAGAAAGTAG
- a CDS encoding AI-2E family transporter — MLNKDKQISSNVIKQVSLLAIILVLAGLICFNLSLFIPSVLGAITIYVVCRRYNFYLQEEKKWKPWLSALVLMLASLIILILPIYFIADLLIEKLGNAQAYMAKFNVFLDKIHDYIYKKVEFDILSKENMDKLKSSAGRFSTSALSGTFNTLTVVMSMYFILYFMLERPRLFEKILSSSAPLKRANISLIGDKLRKLIMANAIGIPVVALGQGIVGLVGYFIFGAPSPVLLFALTAAASMIPVVGAAIVYIPVCIFMIAEGNTGQGLGLAAYCVVVVGLTDNLLRFTLLKKLENIHPLNTVFGIIMGMNLFGFMGLIFGPILISFTLLLIQIYRNEFSEEETRPELQLSDKDREGDNKVDLII, encoded by the coding sequence ATGTTGAATAAGGATAAACAGATAAGCAGTAATGTCATAAAACAGGTTTCCCTGCTGGCCATTATTCTGGTGCTTGCAGGACTGATCTGCTTTAATCTTTCGCTTTTTATTCCTTCAGTACTTGGGGCAATTACTATTTACGTAGTCTGCCGCAGATATAATTTTTATCTGCAGGAGGAAAAGAAGTGGAAACCCTGGCTTTCGGCACTTGTTCTGATGCTTGCGAGTCTGATTATCCTTATTCTTCCAATTTACTTTATCGCTGATCTGTTGATCGAGAAGCTGGGAAATGCTCAGGCCTATATGGCTAAGTTTAATGTGTTTCTGGATAAGATCCATGATTATATTTACAAAAAGGTAGAATTTGATATTCTCAGCAAGGAAAATATGGACAAGCTGAAGAGTTCTGCAGGTAGGTTTTCAACGTCTGCACTCAGCGGAACCTTCAATACGCTTACCGTAGTGATGTCCATGTATTTTATCCTTTATTTTATGCTGGAACGGCCTAGGTTGTTTGAAAAAATTCTTAGCTCTTCTGCTCCTTTAAAAAGAGCCAATATTTCTTTGATCGGCGATAAACTCAGAAAACTGATTATGGCTAATGCGATCGGGATTCCTGTTGTAGCATTAGGTCAGGGTATTGTCGGGTTGGTTGGGTATTTTATTTTTGGAGCGCCAAGTCCGGTACTGCTTTTCGCTTTAACCGCTGCTGCATCCATGATTCCTGTTGTAGGTGCTGCCATTGTTTATATTCCCGTCTGTATCTTTATGATCGCGGAAGGAAATACAGGGCAAGGACTTGGACTTGCCGCCTACTGTGTGGTGGTGGTCGGACTTACCGATAACCTGCTTCGTTTTACCCTTCTGAAAAAGCTGGAAAATATCCATCCGCTTAACACCGTATTCGGAATTATTATGGGGATGAATCTTTTTGGATTTATGGGCCTTATTTTTGGTCCTATTCTGATCTCATTTACCCTTCTTCTTATTCAGATATATAGAAATGAATTTTCAGAAGAAGAAACACGGCCTGAGCTGCAACTATCAGATAAAGACAGAGAAGGAGATAATAAAGTTGATTTAATCATATAA